Proteins encoded together in one Acidobacteriota bacterium window:
- a CDS encoding DPP IV N-terminal domain-containing protein, with amino-acid sequence MHLPGAHQRSSLSRLVVVCGLAVAFAVMPAATPLAQKAPPTPKPNYDLASQWTTQKVGRLVFDTSVTPRWLESGDRFWYSFQTRDGRKFFIVDAVKKTRTPLFDHAKMAATLTAITLQPYDAQHLPFTTIRFVKKDTAFQFDVTVPRDAQIVKPKKPAPVEPPAVDKKGAAVVKKTEAVVKKDVPVQMTDGVAGDEDGQQESAQQQQRGQTGQTAQRPGAGAAPPPRPRTLHFEYDLATGMLDLIDDDYRAPRRPRWVQMSPDEKTIVFARNHNLFMMDAASFALAEKKADDPKIVEVQLTKDGEENYSYARTAPVGGQIEQQQQEEDQQQAEGDQAAVDKNARVAAIGVIWSRDSKKFVVVRRDQRKVADLWVIDSLASPRPKLETYRYAMPGEANAPQSELNVFDRDTKAMVKTKIDKFKDQTVSIATMPTRGGGGGRGGQGGGAATGPDAPPPPQWLSETTDKLYFTRISRDLKKVDVCVADPETGDVKVLIEERLNTYIETKPLRLINKGTELVHWSERTGWGHYYLFDAATGALKNAITSGEFVTTSLDGVDEKLRVAFFTALGREAGEDPYYPHLYRTNLDGTGLKLLNPGDASHAATLAESNRYFVDNASRINLAPTSALYDAMGTLVTPLETTDVSALVDAGFKYPEPFKVKADDGITDLFGVMYKPFDFDPAKKYPVILYVYPGPQQESVTKTFNPRSNSMSLAQFGFIVVEVGNRGGSPQRSKWYHNYGYGNLRDYGLADKKAAVEQLARKNTFIDINKVGIWGHSGGGFMSTAAMLVYPDFFKVAVSESGNHENNIYNNTWSEKHQGVKEVVGKDGNVTFEYNIERNSELAKNLKGHLMLSTGDIDNNVHPANTYRLIDALIKANKRFDFVVLPGQRHSYGSAAAYFNMVRADYFCRWLLGEASESVDIVELNREREQVGDKPVRR; translated from the coding sequence ATGCACTTGCCAGGCGCTCATCAGCGTTCGAGTCTGTCCCGCTTAGTCGTCGTGTGTGGTCTCGCCGTGGCGTTCGCCGTGATGCCGGCCGCCACACCGCTCGCCCAGAAGGCGCCGCCGACGCCGAAACCGAACTACGATCTGGCATCGCAGTGGACGACGCAGAAGGTCGGCCGGCTCGTTTTCGACACATCGGTGACGCCGCGATGGCTCGAGAGTGGCGACCGGTTCTGGTACAGCTTCCAGACGCGCGACGGGCGTAAGTTCTTCATCGTTGACGCCGTCAAGAAGACCAGGACGCCGCTCTTTGATCACGCCAAGATGGCTGCCACGCTGACGGCGATCACGCTCCAGCCGTACGACGCGCAGCACCTGCCGTTTACCACCATCAGGTTTGTCAAGAAGGACACCGCATTCCAATTCGACGTCACCGTGCCGCGAGATGCCCAGATCGTCAAGCCGAAGAAGCCGGCGCCGGTAGAGCCGCCCGCGGTCGACAAGAAGGGCGCCGCGGTAGTGAAAAAGACCGAAGCGGTCGTCAAGAAGGACGTTCCGGTCCAGATGACCGACGGTGTCGCGGGGGACGAGGACGGCCAGCAAGAGAGCGCCCAGCAACAGCAGCGCGGCCAGACAGGTCAGACAGCCCAACGGCCTGGCGCGGGGGCCGCGCCTCCGCCCCGCCCGAGGACGCTGCACTTCGAGTACGACCTGGCGACCGGCATGCTCGACCTGATTGATGACGACTATCGGGCGCCCAGGCGACCACGATGGGTGCAGATGTCGCCTGACGAGAAGACGATCGTGTTCGCGCGAAACCACAACCTGTTCATGATGGATGCGGCGAGTTTCGCGCTGGCGGAGAAGAAGGCCGACGATCCGAAGATCGTCGAGGTGCAGCTCACCAAGGACGGCGAGGAGAACTACAGTTACGCGCGAACGGCGCCGGTCGGCGGCCAGATCGAGCAGCAGCAGCAGGAAGAAGACCAGCAGCAGGCCGAAGGCGATCAGGCGGCGGTCGACAAGAACGCCCGCGTTGCGGCCATCGGGGTGATCTGGTCGCGAGACTCGAAGAAGTTCGTCGTCGTTCGCCGCGACCAGCGGAAGGTCGCCGATCTGTGGGTGATCGACTCGCTGGCCTCGCCGCGCCCGAAGCTCGAGACCTACCGGTACGCGATGCCCGGCGAAGCCAACGCGCCGCAGTCGGAGCTCAACGTGTTCGATCGCGACACCAAGGCGATGGTCAAGACGAAGATCGACAAGTTCAAGGATCAGACCGTGTCGATCGCCACCATGCCGACTCGTGGCGGCGGCGGCGGACGCGGCGGGCAGGGCGGCGGCGCCGCCACCGGACCGGATGCGCCTCCGCCTCCGCAGTGGCTGAGCGAGACCACCGACAAGCTCTACTTCACGCGCATCAGCCGGGACCTGAAGAAGGTGGACGTCTGTGTGGCCGACCCGGAGACGGGAGACGTGAAGGTCCTCATCGAGGAGCGGCTGAACACCTATATCGAGACGAAACCGCTCCGCCTCATCAACAAGGGCACCGAACTGGTGCACTGGTCAGAGCGGACGGGCTGGGGACACTACTACCTCTTCGACGCCGCGACGGGCGCGCTCAAGAACGCCATCACGTCAGGGGAGTTCGTGACGACCAGTCTCGATGGCGTCGACGAGAAATTGCGAGTTGCCTTCTTCACGGCCCTCGGCCGGGAGGCGGGCGAAGATCCCTACTATCCGCATCTCTATCGCACGAATCTCGACGGCACCGGTCTCAAGCTGCTCAACCCGGGTGACGCGTCGCACGCGGCCACCCTGGCGGAATCCAACCGGTACTTCGTTGACAACGCTTCGCGCATCAACTTGGCGCCAACCTCGGCGCTCTACGACGCCATGGGCACGCTGGTCACGCCGCTCGAGACCACTGACGTCAGCGCCCTTGTCGACGCCGGCTTCAAATACCCGGAGCCGTTCAAGGTGAAGGCCGACGACGGGATCACGGACTTGTTCGGAGTGATGTACAAGCCGTTCGACTTTGATCCGGCGAAGAAGTACCCGGTGATTCTCTACGTCTACCCGGGTCCGCAGCAGGAGAGCGTCACCAAGACCTTCAATCCGAGAAGCAACAGCATGTCGCTCGCCCAGTTCGGCTTCATCGTCGTCGAGGTCGGGAATCGGGGCGGCAGCCCGCAGCGGTCGAAGTGGTACCACAACTACGGGTACGGCAACCTGCGCGACTACGGCCTGGCCGACAAGAAGGCGGCCGTCGAGCAGTTGGCCCGCAAGAACACGTTTATCGACATCAACAAGGTTGGCATTTGGGGCCACTCGGGCGGAGGGTTCATGTCCACCGCCGCCATGCTGGTGTACCCGGACTTCTTCAAGGTGGCGGTGTCGGAATCAGGCAACCACGAGAACAACATCTACAACAACACCTGGAGCGAGAAGCACCAGGGCGTGAAAGAGGTTGTCGGCAAGGATGGCAACGTCACGTTCGAGTACAACATCGAGAGGAACTCCGAACTCGCCAAGAACCTCAAGGGCCACCTGATGCTGTCGACCGGGGATATCGACAACAACGTGCATCCGGCGAACACCTACAGGCTGATCGACGCCCTGATCAAGGCGAACAAGCGGTTTGATTTCGTCGTGCTGCCGGGTCAGCGGCACAGTTACGGGTCGGCCGCCGCGTACTTCAACATGGTGCGGGCGGACTACTTCTGCCGCTGGCTGCTCGGCGAAGCGTCCGAGAGCGTGGACATCGTGGAGCTGAACCGCGAACGCGAGCAGGTTGGCGACAAGCCCGTGAGACGGTAG
- a CDS encoding rubrerythrin family protein, whose translation MPTSIDNLKNAFAGESQANQKYRAFAARAEQEGFANIARLFRTTAEAERIHAEGHLRALDAVQSTTDNLKAAIGGETYEFTEMYPPMLATAEAEGHKAKRMFGYAVKAEEVHARLYQAALDAASQGRDLAETHFYLCPVCGYIEPGTPPDECPICGAKKSRFVQI comes from the coding sequence ATGCCGACGAGCATCGACAATCTGAAAAACGCATTCGCTGGGGAAAGCCAGGCGAACCAGAAGTACCGGGCGTTTGCCGCGCGGGCCGAACAGGAGGGATTTGCGAATATCGCACGTCTGTTCCGAACGACCGCCGAGGCCGAGCGGATACACGCCGAGGGCCATCTGCGGGCGCTTGACGCGGTGCAGTCCACCACGGACAACCTGAAGGCCGCCATTGGCGGCGAGACGTACGAGTTCACCGAAATGTACCCGCCGATGCTGGCGACTGCCGAGGCCGAAGGCCACAAGGCAAAGCGCATGTTCGGCTATGCCGTCAAGGCGGAAGAAGTTCACGCCCGGCTGTACCAGGCCGCACTCGACGCCGCATCGCAGGGCCGGGATCTTGCGGAGACACACTTCTACCTGTGTCCGGTCTGCGGTTACATCGAACCGGGCACGCCGCCCGACGAATGCCCGATCTGTGGAGCGAAGAAGTCCCGGTTTGTCCAGATCTAG
- a CDS encoding dimethylargininase, with protein sequence MPVAITRQVSAAIGGCELTHLPRVQIDVGRARAQHGAYEQALAAQGCQVISLPSQPAMPDSVFVEDAAIVLDEIAIVTRPGVPSRRCETLSVAEALTPYRRIRFVEAPGTVEGGDVLRLGHRLFVGLSGRSNQSGIMQLRAVVWPCGYTVTPVPVAGCLHLKSAVTQVADRTLLVNPKWVDASIFGQWTVIDVDPDEPYAANGLLIGDRVIYPSSFPRTRDRLEAHGIAVVPVDVSELQKAEGAVTCCSLIFAFTASERP encoded by the coding sequence GTGCCCGTCGCCATAACCAGGCAGGTCTCGGCCGCCATCGGCGGATGTGAGCTGACGCACCTGCCGCGCGTTCAGATTGACGTGGGCCGTGCGCGTGCACAGCACGGCGCCTACGAGCAGGCGCTGGCCGCACAGGGATGCCAGGTGATCTCGCTGCCTTCGCAGCCTGCGATGCCTGATTCGGTCTTTGTCGAAGACGCGGCCATCGTGCTCGACGAGATTGCGATCGTCACCAGGCCGGGCGTCCCGTCGCGGCGCTGCGAGACGCTCTCAGTCGCCGAGGCGCTGACGCCATACCGGCGAATCCGGTTCGTGGAGGCTCCAGGCACAGTGGAGGGCGGCGATGTGCTGCGCCTGGGCCACAGGCTCTTCGTAGGCCTCTCCGGGCGGAGCAACCAGTCGGGCATCATGCAGTTGCGGGCGGTTGTCTGGCCGTGCGGCTACACGGTGACTCCCGTGCCGGTCGCCGGGTGCCTGCACCTGAAGTCGGCCGTGACGCAGGTTGCGGATCGGACGCTACTCGTCAATCCGAAGTGGGTTGACGCGTCGATATTTGGCCAGTGGACGGTGATTGACGTCGACCCGGACGAGCCGTACGCGGCCAACGGTCTGCTTATCGGCGACCGCGTCATCTACCCATCGTCGTTCCCGCGCACCCGCGATCGTCTCGAAGCCCACGGAATTGCCGTCGTGCCTGTCGACGTGTCGGAGTTGCAGAAGGCCGAGGGCGCCGTCACCTGCTGCAGCCTGATCTTTGCCTTCACCGCATCTGAGCGGCCATGA
- the acs gene encoding acetate--CoA ligase, producing MKDQMDVYPVKPHIAERAYIRSMEEYQRLYRLSLDNPEWFWGEQAKALTWFHPWQSVLDSDYEEVDFSWYSGGRLNASFNCVDRHLPELGDRTAIIWVEDEPGVYRHISYRELKHNVCRVANVLLSHGVRKGDRVCVYLTMIPELVYTMLACARIGAVHSVVFGGFSADSLRDRIIDAKCKVVITANEGLRGGKKVPLKRTVDRAIEGMSLVETVLVARRTDSDVEMRAGRDFWLDEECRKQRSTCTNAWMGAEDPLFVLYTSGSTGKPKGLMHTTGGYLVFAAFTHRLIFDYHPGDIYFCAADIGWVTGHSYIVYGPLANGATTVMFESTPLYPDAGRYWRVVDDLGVNVLYTAPTALRALAQAGDAWVKRYRRESLRILGTVGEPINPETWRWYHDVCGDKRCTIVDTWWQTETGGALITPLPGVTPTKPGSATLPFFGIKPVVMDVTTSKPLEGNNVSGALCLASPWPGQARTVWGDHQRFRQTYFSTYPGYYFTGDGVKRDEDGYYWITGRIDDVLNVSGHRIGTAEIESALVAHEAVAEAAVVGYPHDLKGTGIYCYVLLNNEYQNGDPEQLVGALKQQVRNAIGGFAAPDIIHIASGLPKTRSGKIMRRILRNVASSEYDGMGDTSTLAEPDVVQRLIDEHKKEHT from the coding sequence ATGAAGGATCAGATGGACGTCTATCCCGTCAAACCCCACATCGCCGAGCGTGCCTACATCCGCAGCATGGAGGAGTACCAGCGGCTCTATCGCCTGTCACTCGACAATCCGGAGTGGTTCTGGGGCGAACAGGCGAAGGCGCTCACGTGGTTCCACCCCTGGCAATCGGTGCTGGACTCGGACTACGAGGAGGTCGACTTCTCCTGGTACTCCGGGGGCCGCCTGAACGCGTCGTTCAACTGCGTCGATCGTCACCTGCCGGAACTGGGTGATCGCACGGCCATCATCTGGGTCGAAGACGAGCCCGGCGTGTACCGGCACATCAGCTACCGCGAACTGAAGCACAACGTGTGCCGCGTCGCCAACGTGCTGCTGAGTCACGGCGTCCGGAAGGGCGATCGCGTCTGCGTGTACCTGACGATGATCCCCGAGCTCGTGTACACGATGCTCGCCTGCGCGCGCATCGGTGCGGTGCACTCGGTGGTGTTCGGCGGTTTTTCGGCCGACTCGCTGCGCGACCGGATCATCGACGCCAAGTGCAAGGTCGTCATCACGGCGAACGAGGGCCTGCGCGGCGGCAAGAAGGTGCCGCTCAAGAGGACCGTCGACAGGGCCATCGAGGGCATGTCACTGGTCGAGACCGTGCTCGTGGCGCGGCGAACCGACAGCGACGTGGAGATGAGGGCTGGACGCGACTTCTGGCTGGACGAGGAGTGCCGCAAGCAACGCTCCACCTGCACGAACGCGTGGATGGGTGCCGAGGATCCGCTCTTCGTGCTCTACACCTCTGGCAGCACGGGCAAACCCAAGGGTCTGATGCACACGACCGGCGGGTACCTCGTTTTTGCCGCGTTTACGCACCGGCTGATCTTCGACTATCACCCTGGCGACATCTACTTCTGCGCTGCAGACATCGGATGGGTCACCGGTCACAGTTACATCGTGTACGGGCCGCTGGCCAACGGTGCGACAACGGTGATGTTCGAGTCGACGCCGCTCTATCCCGACGCGGGCCGCTACTGGCGCGTGGTGGACGACCTTGGCGTCAATGTGCTCTACACGGCGCCGACAGCCCTGCGCGCGCTCGCCCAGGCCGGCGATGCATGGGTCAAGCGGTACAGGCGTGAATCGCTTCGTATCCTCGGCACGGTCGGCGAGCCGATCAATCCAGAAACATGGCGCTGGTATCACGACGTCTGCGGCGACAAGCGCTGCACGATCGTGGATACCTGGTGGCAGACGGAAACCGGGGGCGCGCTGATTACGCCGCTGCCGGGCGTCACGCCGACCAAACCGGGATCGGCGACGCTGCCGTTCTTCGGCATCAAGCCGGTGGTGATGGACGTGACCACGTCGAAGCCGCTCGAAGGCAATAACGTCTCGGGGGCGCTGTGCCTGGCGTCGCCGTGGCCGGGGCAGGCGCGGACGGTCTGGGGCGATCATCAGCGGTTCCGCCAGACCTACTTCAGCACGTACCCCGGGTACTACTTCACCGGCGATGGCGTGAAGCGGGACGAGGACGGGTACTACTGGATCACCGGTCGCATCGACGACGTGCTGAACGTGTCGGGCCACCGGATCGGGACGGCCGAAATCGAGAGTGCGCTGGTGGCGCACGAGGCGGTGGCGGAAGCGGCCGTCGTCGGTTATCCCCACGACCTCAAGGGCACGGGGATCTACTGCTACGTACTGCTCAACAACGAGTATCAGAACGGCGATCCGGAGCAACTGGTCGGCGCGCTGAAGCAGCAGGTGCGCAATGCGATCGGGGGGTTTGCCGCGCCCGACATCATCCATATCGCCTCGGGCCTGCCCAAGACGCGGAGCGGAAAGATCATGCGTCGCATTCTCCGGAATGTCGCCTCATCGGAATACGACGGCATGGGCGACACTTCGACGCTGGCCGAGCCGGACGTGGTCCAGCGTCTCATCGACGAGCACAAGAAGGAGCATACTTAA